Genomic DNA from Nicotiana tabacum cultivar K326 chromosome 21, ASM71507v2, whole genome shotgun sequence:
CTAAAAGAATCTGACATGTGAAGTACACACATTTCAGGTTAGAGTCCCGTTAATGGCAAGAGAATGTGAGATAATTTGCTACCGATAAAGGTTTCGAATAAACTAAAAGTGTGACAAAGAGCAAATTTGAACAATTTCGGCATATGGAGAAATAGAACAACTTTGGCATATGTATAGTATACATTGGCGAATTTGAATATTTTCCCATTATAAGATAACAAGTTCATTTTGTCATATGAAAGAGGGGATAAATTTTTGAACTGCAGGTCGCATGTACCACCGGCGACCTActttcttttattaatttttttttctttaaattgaaGAAATTTCTTAAACCAGCGTCCTAAGAATTGTCGGAATTTTGCCAACACTGGCTTTAATTTAAATACTCCAGAAAAACTGGATAGAACTTAAATAGCACATGTAATAAAATAGGCTATCAGGTGCAATTCCTACCTCATTTAAGAGTGAAGAGCCCATTGGGTTACATTCTCAAACGTTGTCCAATTCCAATGCCCAATAAACAAACTTAGCTCTTCTTCTCCGCAGCTTTCATCACTGAAACTATAATTGAAAATTCTACAGAAAACGAACTGTTCCTCATCTTTTAGGAGTTTTCCGATCGTCACAGTCAATCATGTACAGAATCGCATCTTCTCGCCTCAGCTCTCTTAAGGTCACCCCCAACCcctcctcccccctcccccccccccaaaaaaaaaacacatatATAAAATTATTATATTAGAAGTTATATATAAAAACTGTATGTCAATGAAAAGGTAAATCTTTTTTGGGCAATGGTTTTATTGTGTAATGTTTAAGGTAAAAAAATTACTGATTAGGTTCTGCGTTTATTGTACTcgatctttttttaaaaataaatggtTTTTTTAGTCTTGTTGGATCTCTGGATCTGATATTAGGTCAGTTTTTATCTGCGTTCTGTTGCTTTATTAATCTATTTGTatggatttattattatattgaCTTTTAATCATGTATGTTAGGTTGAATTTCATTTCTCTGTTTTGCTTCTTTGGATTACAGTTGGGAATTTACTGTACTGCTCTGGGATATACAAAAAGATATCATTTTATGGTCAAAttggaattttgaaaagaatttggGGGCATTTATGAAGTAATAGTTGAATAGAGGGAAATTGATTAAAAAAAGATCAAGTTTTTATGCTAGTCTTGCCTCTAAGTAGCTCAAATTAGACTATGGAATAGTTAATTTTTAGAAAGTGGTGCTGGTTTTAGTTTATTTTGATACAATAAGTGAGGGGCGCTCCCATCCGCCTAAGACTTTGTGGGCAGTATTACCCGGTATCTGtactggtgggaggtagcaggtacctgATGGAATAGTCGAGGTGCACCGTCATAATAAAAAAGAAGATATAATAAGGGAGGGGCACTCAAGTGGAAAGCGTCAGGGTTGGAGGTTGGAGGGTAAACCACTTTGTGTGAGTCCCTCATCCTTCACTATGTGGTGAGGGATCAAATCCCACCAATGTAATATTCCCCATCCCcctaaatattaataatttttttttaaaaaaaatggaaagcGCCTTCCAGCCTCCACCTCCAACCTTGGGGTCGGCGGTTGAGTCACCAACCAAGGGAGTAAAATTGGGGAAGGATCACTGTTGACTCTTGGGATATGGGTTGGGTGTAGTGTAGATGTTGGTTACCATATTCATTAgtaatataaaaagaaaagaaagttggaGTTGGATTCGTACTTTCTCTTTGATCACATTTTGATGTAAGGTTTTGCTATCAGCTTCATGAAAATATAACCAATAGTTTGCACATGTTCTGAATGATTAAAACTATTTTGTAGGCACGTCAAGTCAACAGGGTCTTGACAAGATTTTCAAGTTCAACTGCTGTTGCAACCAAGCCATCTGGGGGCATTTTTAGTTGGCTAACCGGTGAAAAGTCGAGTCAACAGCCTCCCTTGGACTTCCCCCTTAATGATGTTAAACTCTCACCACCATTACCTGATTATGTTGAACCTGGAAAGACCCAGATAACAACTCTCGCCAATGGTCTCAAAGTGGCCTCTGAAACATCAGTGGTATGAGCtactctatattttttttttgtattttttttgtataatcgGATGAACGTTGGATTATCTTTACTGCAATTTCTAATAATGATTCTAATTTATTGAGTTCAGAACCCTGCTGCCTCAATCGGCCTATATGTTGACTGTGGCTCTATTTACGAGACACCAGCTTCATATGGAGCGACACACCTCTTGGAACGCATGGCCTTCAAAAGCACATTAAACCGGAGCCACTTGCGTATTGTACGAGAAATTGAAGCAATTGGTGGTAATGTAACAGCTTCAGCCTCACGAGAGCATATGATCTACACTTATGATGCTTTGAAAACTTATGTACCACAAATGGTGGAGATGCTTGTTGACTGTGTTAGAAATCCTGCATTCCTGGATTGGGAAGTTACTGAACAGGTTTCCCTCTTCTCTGTCATCCTGGCATTTCCTTGAAACTGCTGTCATATTATTTTTCTGAGAATAATATTCGCCTTTGCAGCTTGAGAAGGTTAAAGCTGAGATTAGTGAGTACTCCAAAAACCCTCAGCACTTGCTTTTGGAGGCAGTTCATTCTGCTGGTTACGCTGGTCCATATGGGAATTCTCTAATGGCCACAGAAGCTACAGTAAACAGGTTGAATAGCACAGTGCTGGAACAGTTTGTAGCTGTGAGTGTTAAAACCCTGATTTCCTTACACTGAACATCCTATATCCACTTTTTACTGCTTACTTTTGCGGAGAAACATTTCTTTTTTAAACTGGTTTTCCTTCTTACAGGAGAATTATACTGCTCCTCGGATGGTTCTTGCTGCATCTGGTGTTGAACATGGAGAATTGTTAAAAATTGCAGAACCTCTTCTGTCTGATTTACCTAAGGTGGCTGTTTCTGAGGTGCCGAAACCTGTGTATGTCGGAGGAGATTACCGCCGTCAAGCTGATGCAGAGGTGTGTCTCTGAAATGTCTcttttatctctctctctctctctctctctctctctctctctctctctctctctctctctctctctctctctctccctctttaCATATGTGTTGAGTTATGTGTCTAACATGTTCCTATGCCCCCTCTGAAACCAGATGACCCATTTTGCCCTTGCTTTTGAAGTTCCTGGTGGCTGGATGTCTGAAAAGGAATCAATGACTTTAACAGTTCTTCAGGTACTTAAGTTTCAATTAAACTGTTGACTCTTTGCTGTTTGGATTGCAAGATTTTCGTTTAGTTTGTTTGTGGAGTCTTGTCATATTTTGGCAATATTCAGTTTGTTTAGAGGTGTCAGTCAAAGTAGTATTGTTTTTTAACACTTGGTTTATTGACCCTTTAAGGAGTAGGATTGGTCGTTAGAGCTTATAAATAACATTCTAATGCTAACAAGATAATATCTGATTCAACATCTTTTTTGCTTTTTAAGATTGAGTAATGCAATTCCAGCCGTAAACATAGAACAGATTCCTACAGTTTGCTTTTTCTTCCCTTCTTCCTTTAATTTCCATTGAGTTTCTAGTCTCTTCTAAGCTTAAATCTTATCAAGTCATTACCCATTTGTAAAACCCCTTAGCACAACGACCACCTCTCATTTCGCGCTACTTTACCTTCAGCCCTATAAAATGCGGCTTATCTTTTCCTTAATGATTACAGGAGGAAAACTTCATGTGTATTTGAAATCTATTAATATAATTTCATAAATTTCGACAAACTTTTAGGGAACGTATGCATATATGTCTCCATTCATCAATCTGAAAAAGAGAGATGAATGTCCATATGTTAGTCTGTGCTTGGAAGAAGATTACTTGGTATTACACATATAATCAGGAact
This window encodes:
- the LOC107801938 gene encoding mitochondrial-processing peptidase subunit alpha-like, yielding MYRIASSRLSSLKARQVNRVLTRFSSSTAVATKPSGGIFSWLTGEKSSQQPPLDFPLNDVKLSPPLPDYVEPGKTQITTLANGLKVASETSVNPAASIGLYVDCGSIYETPASYGATHLLERMAFKSTLNRSHLRIVREIEAIGGNVTASASREHMIYTYDALKTYVPQMVEMLVDCVRNPAFLDWEVTEQLEKVKAEISEYSKNPQHLLLEAVHSAGYAGPYGNSLMATEATVNRLNSTVLEQFVAENYTAPRMVLAASGVEHGELLKIAEPLLSDLPKVAVSEVPKPVYVGGDYRRQADAEMTHFALAFEVPGGWMSEKESMTLTVLQMLMGGGGSFSAGGPGKGMYSRLYLRVLNQYPQIQAFSAFSSIYNDTGLFGIQATTTSDFGPQAVDVAVKELVAIANPGEVDQVQLDRAKQSTKSAILMNLESRMVASEDIGRQLLTYGERKPVEHFLKAIDAISAKDIASVAHKLISSPLTMASYGDVLSLPSYDAVSSRFHSK